Genomic DNA from Jejubacter calystegiae:
AGCCAACCGAAAGGCAAACCACTCAGAAACAGAATGCGCTTTCTGGCCACCGCCTTCACGCCCTGCCAGACCAGATCGCGGGTCAGGCTGTGCAGGGTCGCTGCTTCCTGCACCAGAATGATATCGGGCTGCCATTCCAGAAGATTTTCCATCGATACCTGAGTCAAACCGCTACGTCCATTTACCCGGGCAACATTCTCCAGTCCAAGCAATTCGGCAGCTTCAGTATGCAGGGAACCCCGCAATCCCGTCTGAAGCCCACGGATACCGCGAGCGGCATAGAAGCGTACCCTGGCGCCGGAGGTACGGGAAAAGGCCAGCGCGTCCTGGATAAACTGGCGAGCCAGCGCCACTTGTGCCGTGGTACGAAATTCAGTGCCCAGTATCTGCCCTATTGCCTGTAACTGCTCCGGGGTCCGGCGGAGTTCACCATTAATCAACAGCCATGGAATATGCGTCTGACTGCCAATACGCCTGGCCTGTGAACGCCAGGTCTCATCGGCGTTACCGCAGTCAACAATCAGATCCGGACTCAGCGACAGCAGTTTTTCCAGCGGAAGCGTGCTGGCCTGTCCGGCGAGCCGTCCATATTTCGGCAGCCGTGCGATCCTCTGCGGCAGGAGTCCATCCTGATTCAGGCTGAAATCAAAGGAAGAGAAACCGATCAGCTTCTCTGGCGCTGCGGCCAACAACAGCATATCCGCAGGCCCGCCAGCCCCCATAACCCGACGAATTTCGTGAGGAGCGGGTATTCCACCAACGGAAAAAGTAGCAGGCTCTGCGGCAAAAGCAGGCATGCCGCGCATCAACGCAGTCGCAGCCACTCCCTGAATCAATCTCCGTCGCGTAACCGGCATCGTTGCTCTTCGTCCTGAAAAATGATCGATATATAAAAAAATATATAACGAAAAAAATGAAAAAAAGTGGCTCAAAATCACAGCAATGACATTCAGCTCATCTCTATCTGAAGGTTGTACTTACACGCCATCGTTTTTTCTTTCAGAGTTGGCCGCAGCAATATCCAGCGCAACACTGAAATATCGCTCAAGAAAGCGGGAAGAATGAATAGATTAAATCCATCATAACGGCATACGCTAAAAATCAGTTATGACCGCGAAACTTGCCTAACAGCTTATAGCGGGTGCCGGGATAGAGCAGACGGGCGCCGGTCACCGCATGGTTGCCGCTCCATGTCTGGCGGCGCACCAGCAGGCAGGGCTCCCGGGCATCAATCATCAGCGTCTTCTGCTGGAAGGCATCGGGCATCACCGCTTCCACCACATGTTCCCCGGCGGAAAGCGGCGCCACCTGCATCAGGTAGGTATAGGGCGTGATGACCTGATAATCCTGCTTCAGGTAATCGGGCGCCATAATGGGATTCACCAGCCGGTCTTCCAACTGAACCGGAATACCGTCTTCGTAATGCACAATCTGCGAATGAAACAGGGGCTGACCTTGCGCGACGCCCGGCATGGTCAGCCGCTCGCCGTCTGCCTGTATTTCTTCCAGCGTCAGCAACCGACTGGTGTGCTCATGGCCGCGCAGGGCGATCTCTTCAGCAATATTGTGCACTTCCAGCATCGCCGTATAGCCTTTGCTTTCCGCCACAAAGGTACCCACGCCCTGCATGCGCACCAGATAACCTTCGCTGGTCAGTTCACGCAGGGCGCGATTAATGGTCATGCGACTGACCCCCAGCTCATTAACCAGTTCGCTTTCCGAAGGAATACGCTGATGCGGCTGCCAGTGGCCGGCGCGAATCTGGGTAATAATCGCCTGCTTCACCCGAAGATAGATGGGGGCGGGCTGCTGGCCCATAGCGCTGGCTAACTGAGAAACGGCGGACTGGCTGGTCATTGGCTTACCCTGATGCAGAATATAACGCTAGTGTACTGGCTACCCACCAGGATGTATAGACATCTGACACCGCGACAGACTCGTCTCTTCACGTCATTTACCCACTGATACCCGACTTTTCACGACAAAATTTGTCACTGTGATCCCGTTCCCGCCTGGTTGTATAGACAAGATAATACAAATATGCTTGACTCAAAAATAACCGCCCGCAGGAGGGGCAATACACCTTGTCTCAACACAGGAGTGATTATGTCATCTGTCGAATGCCGCCTGACGCCCGGAGAAGTCAGTCTGGCAACCCTGAAAGCGATCTACCACGGTAACGTCACGCTGACGCTTGCCGACAGCGCCTGGAGCGCCGTCAATGCCGCCCGACGCACGGTCGACGAGATTGTCGATGCCGGGCGGGTGGTTTACGGCATCAATACCGGCTTCGGCAAACTGGCCCAGACCACCATCCCCCACGAACGACTGGCCGAGCTACAGCGCAATCTGATTCTGTCGCACAGCGTCGGACTGGGGGCACTACTGCCGGATAACGTCACGCGGCTGGTGATGGCCACCAAAATTATCAGTCTGGCCCGGGGCCATTCCGGCGTACGGCCTGCATTGATTGAAGCCCTGATCGCCCTGTATAACGCGGGAATCATGCCCTGCATCCCGGAAAAAGGCTCCGTGGGCGCCTCCGGCGATCTGGCGCCGCTGGCCCATCTGTCGCTGATGCTACTGGGAGTCGGTGATGTGCGGGATAACGGGCGAATTGTTCCCGCCCGGGAAGCGCTGGCCAGAGTCGGTCTGAACCCGCTGGAACCCGGTCCGAAAGAGGGGCTGGCGCTGCTGAACGGCACTCAGGTTTCAACAGCGCTGGCCCTGCGCGGGCTGTTCGAAGCTGAAAACCTGTTTGCCGCCGCGCTGGTTTCCGGCGCGCTGTCGCTGGAGGCAATCAAAGGTTCGATACGCCCGTTCGATGTCCGCATTCACCAGGCCCGCGGCCAGCGCGGCCAGATTGCGGTGGCGCAGGTCGTCTCTTCGCTGCTGACCGGCAGCGAAATCCTCACGTCCCACGCCAACTGCGGTCGGGTGCAGGACCCCTACTCCATTCGCTGTATCCCTCAGGTGATGGGCGCCTGCCTGGATAACCTGCGCCACGCCGCCGGAGTCCTGCAAACCGAAGCCAATGCGGCGTCAGACAATCCGCTGGTATTCAGCGACGATGATGATGTTATCTCCGGTGGTAACTTCCACGCCGAGCCTGTCGCCTTTGCCGCGGACATTATCGCCCTGGCGGTGGCGGAAGTCGGCGCTATCTCCGAACGGCGGCTGGCGCTGCTGCTGGACAGCGCGCTTTCCGGGCTGCCGCCGTTTCTGGTTAACGACGGCGGCGTCAATTCCGGCTTTATGATTGCCCAGGTCACCGCCGCCGCACTGGCATCAGAGAATAAATCTCTGGCTCATCCCGGCAGCGTGGACAGCCTGCCCACCTCCGCCAACCAGGAAGATCACGTCTCGATGGCAACCTGGGCCGCGCGCCGTCTGGGCGAGATGTGTTTTAACAGCGCGGCAGTGGTCGGTATTGAAGCCATGGCCGCCGCCCAGGGCATCGACTTCCACCGCCCGCTCCAGAGCTCGGCGCTACTGGAAACGGAGCTGGCCGCCATCCGCCATCAGGTGCCTTTCCTGGAACAGGATCGCCTGCTGGCGCCAGAGCTTGATGTGATGCGCCAGTGGGCCAGCCGCAGCGCCTGGCCTGACGTTATTACCGCCATTCTGCCCACCGTAACCGAAGGATAACCCCATGTCTGACTCCCGGAACGCGACGATGAATCGCGAAATCAGAGCGCCTCACGGCACTGAACTGCACTGTGAAAACTGGCTGATCGAGGCGGCATACCGCATGATTCAGAACAACCTGAATCCCGATGTGGCCGAATGCCCGGAGGATCTGGTGGTGTACGGCGGTATCGGCAAGGCGGCCCGGAACCCTGAGTGCTTTGAACAGATTCTGGCGACGCTAAAGCGTCTGAAAGCCGATGAAACGCTGCTGGTGCAGTCCGGCAAGCCGGTCGGGGTTTTCCGCACCCACGCCGATGCCCCCAGGGTGCTGATCGCCAACTCCAACCTGGTGCCCCACTGGGCCACCTGGGACCACTTCCACGAACTCGACAGGGCCGGGCTGATGATGTACGGCCAGATGACGGCGGGCTCCTGGATCTATATTGGCGCCCAGGGCATTGTGCAGGGCACCTTCGAAACCTTTGTCGAAGCCGGGCGTCAGCACTACGGCGGCGATTTAACCGGCCGCTGGATCCTGACCGCCGGTCTGGGCGGCATGGGCGGCGCCCAACCGCTGGCCGGCGTGCTGGCGGGGGCCTGCGTACTGGCTATCGAATGTCAGGAATCGCGCATCGATTTCCGGCTGCGTACCCGCTATCTCGACCATAAGGTCACCACTCTGGACGAAGCCCTGGCGCTTATCGACAAAGCCACCCGGGCCGGTGAGGCTATCTCGGTAGGGCTTCTGGGTAACGCCGCCGAAATTATGCCGCAGCTGGTGGAGCGCGCGAAACACGGTGGGCCGCGACCGGATATCGTGACCGACCAGACCTCGGCTCACGATCCGCTAAACGGCTATTTGCCATTGGGCTGGAGCGTGGCGCAATGGCATGAACGCCAGCGCACCGATCCCGCAGCGGTAGAGGCGGCAGCCCGGGCCTCTATGGCCGAACACGTTCGGGCAATGCTGGCATTCCACCATATGGGGGTCCCCACTATCGACTACGGCAACAACATCCGCCAGGTAGCGCTGGAAGAGGGGGTAAAAAACGCTTTTGACTTCCCCGGGTTCGTTCCCGCCTGCATCCGCCCGCTATTCTGTGAAGGCAAAGGTCCGTTTCGCTGGGTTGCGCTTTCCGGGGATCCCGAAGATATCTACAAAACCGATGCAAAGTTAAAAGAACTGTTCCCGGATAACCGCAATCTGCATCGCTGGCTGGACATGGCCAGGGAGCGCATCGCTTTCCAGGGGTTACCCGCGCGTATCTGCTGGCTGGGGCTGGGCGAGCGCCACCAGGCGGGGTTGGCCTTTAACGAGATGGTGCGCAACGGCGAACTGAAGGCGCCGGTAGTGATTGGCCGCGATCATCTCGACTGCGGCTCAGTGGCCTCGCCAAACCGGGAAACCGAAGCGATGAAAGACGGCTCCGACGCCGTTTCCGACTGGCCGCTGCTGAACGCACTGCTTAACACCGCAGGCGGCGCCACCTGGGTCAGCCTGCATCACGGCGGCGGCGTCGGGATGGGCTTCTCACAGCATGCCGGGGTGGTTATTGTTTGCGACGGCAGCGATGCCGCAGATGCCCGGCTGGGAAGGGTGCTGTGGAACGATCCGGCCACCGGGGTAATGCGCCACGCCGATGCGGGCTACGATATCGCCATCGACTGTGCCCGGCGTCATCATCTGGACTTGCCGATGGTGAATCGGGAATAGCGCCTGACGGAAGCAGACCCCAAAGGGGTCTGCAACTCTTACTGGCGAATCTGCCGCAACACCTGTTCCGACAGACCAGTAGCCTCGGCAATCACCTCCAGGGATAACCCCCTCCCTAACAGGCGACGGGCCACATCCTGCATCGCCTCCTGGCGGCCTTGCTCCAGGCCTTTCGCCAGACCTTGCTGCAACCCCCGCTCCAGACCTATTTGTTCCAGTGCCTGCGCTATCGTCATAAACTCCTCCCTGTGTTGTGGCATCCGGTGCGCCAGTTCCTTCACAAAGGCGACCGGTTCAACGGTATTCGCAGTATGCAGCATCCAGTTCATCAACGCCGTTAACCGCGCCTGCGTAGTGTATCCCTCCTCCAGCAGGCAGACCAACGGTTCGATCACAGCCATAAGATCACGGATATGGCTGTGCTTAAGCAGCAGTTCCAGCATCGCCATGCGTTTGTGCTTCATGATGTCGTCGTCGTCCAGCGCCCCCACGTCAACCAGAGGGAAGCTTGCGCTGTATAGCTGGCGCGCCACCTCCGGCTCGTTAAACAGCTCCAGCCAGTTCAACGTATAAGGCCAGGGCGTGGCGCGACCGTGGCAGAACAGTATCGGCACCACCAGCGGTAGCCGCTCATGACCGGCATCCAGATGGCGCTGCATGGCGGCAATGGCATACCTCAACAGCCGGAAGGCCATATGCCTGTCGGGCGTGCTCTGATGCTCGATCAGCGCATAGATATAGCCTTCACCGTTGGCGGTCTTCAGCGACCAGAGCACATCCGCAAAGTAAGGGTGCAGCCCTTCTTCAATAAAAGAGCCGGACTCCAGCTTCAGCGTATTCAGATCGCAGATTTTCAACAGCGCGGGCGGAAGATAGAGCGCCAGAAAATCCCGAGCAGTATCGGGGTGAGTCAAAAAGGTTTTATACACTTCATACTTCAAGCTGCCTCTTTGTTGGCTGCCTTCACTCACCACGGTCACATAGGACTACTATGCTCCCGGGGATTCGTTCAGTTGCCGCCGCGATGCAACTTGAATTATTTTGTGTATCAACAATCCATCGTGAGGCACCGGCGGGCGCTTTTTCTTCATCGTCCTGACTCCGAAAAAATTTTTCAGGCATTCTGCCACGTGGCATGAATGCCTGTATCCGCACATTACCGGTTTTGCGCGGCCGATTCAGAACAATAATCACCGCCTCTGAAACGGTACATATAACTACTGAGTCACACTCAAAATCGTCCTGATATTGCGGGCGCTGGTGGCGATAACGTCGATGGCGCCGGTACGCAGCGCGCCCATAATCGCCATCGCTTTGGTGCTTTCAGAAGCAATAGCAATAACACAGGGGATCTGGCGCAGCTCTTCCACGCTCAGACCAATAACCCGATCGTCCATCACCGTATGCACGTGCTGGCCCTGAGCGTTAAAGAAGTCATAGCCCGCGATATCGCCGATCACGCCCTGATTCAGGCTGGCGTCATTAATCTCCTGAGGCGTGAACCAGCCCAGCTTCACCATATAGCTGTCTTCATTCATATCGCCGATACCCACCAGCGCGATATCCGCCTTACGCGCCCGGTCCAGGGTCTCTTTAATGGTGCCGTTACGCAGCAACGCCGACTTTAGTTCGGTATTTTCCACATAGGCCGGCGCGTAGAGCGATTCACTGCTGCCGCCGAACTTTTTCGCCAGCAGGCGGCTGATATGGTCGGCGTTAATCACATCGCCGGGGCGGTGAGTGCCGCCGATGCCGCAGATAAAGCGGCAGTCTTTCGGCTGTACCGTGCTGGTGTACTCCGCCACCGCCGCCACGTTGCGCCCCTGGCCCACGGTGACCACCATATTGTCGCGCAGCGAGGCCGCCAGATAGCCGGAAACCAGCGCCGCCACCTGACGGCGCTGTTCATCTTCATCGTTATGATCCAGCGCAATTAGCGCACGTTTCACGGAGAAGCGCTCTTTTAGCTGCTTTTCAAGCTGGGTGCTGAACACCGGATGGTAGCGAACATTGATCTCGACAATGCCCTCTTCCTTCGCGCGTTTCAGCAGACGGCCCACCTTGATACGTGAAAAGCCGAAACGTTTGGCGATCTCCTCCTGGGTGACCTCATCGCAATAGTAGGCGATGGCGATCTCCGTCAGTAATTCGTAATCCTTTGAGTCGTTGGATCTATCCATACGGGCTGCGATCTCCACGTCGTGAAATTGTCAGGGTGATGAACATTTGCCAAAAACTATACCAGATAACGGATAGACAGAGGATGACTACACCGACAATCCCTGTACGGACAAACCCTTAGCCGCCAGCAGCTAAAGCGCGCCGGACAATGCAGCGGCCTCATCAAGAATGGCGCGGTAAGCTTCAGGCTGATGGGCGAAGCGCCCCAGGAACAGACCATCGACATCCGGCCACAGCTGGCTAAGCAACCCCGGCCCGGCACTGCCGCCATAAATCACCCGGTGTGGATCCGGCGTATTGTCCTGCAACCACGCCCGCAGGCCGGAACAGACCTCGCGAATATAATCATCGCCAGCAGGCTGAGGCGCGCCGATGGCCCACTGGGGCTCCCAGGCGAAAATCACCGCCCCCTGCGGCGTCGTTCCCGGCTCGCCCAGTACCTGGCGAGCCTGTTCAATAGCGACACGGGTCGCGTCGGCAGGGCTAAGCTGCTCCGGCTCGCCGATGCAGACCACCGGCGTCAGACCGTGCTGAAGCGCAATATTGACCTTACGCTGAATGAGCTCGTCGGTTTCAAAGAAGTGGCGACGCCGCTCGGCATGGCCGATTTCCACATAGCGACAGCCCATCTCCTGCAGCATGGCGGCGCTGACTTCGCCAGTCCAGGCGCCCGGCGGCTCCGATGAGACATTCTGGGCGCCGACCCCCATGGCAGTGCCCCGAAAAGCCTGTAGCGCCCCTTCAATGGCAGGCGCCGACGGGAAGGTAAACAGCGTGGCCTGCCCTTCCCGTTGAGTCAGCGGGTGGCTGGCGATGATGCCGGACACCGCCCGACACCACTCCAGGGTCTGCTGGTAGCCGAAGTACATCTTCATACTCGCGCCGATAACCGGTTTCAGTGACATGCCATTCCCCCTGTTTCGGATTCACGGTTCATGCAGCGACCAACGGCCCGAATAATCTGCGCCAGTGAGACGGCGCCCGCATCCGGCGTGCCTTTACTGCGCTCCGCCAGCGGTCGGGCTCGCCCGATTTTAGGTACCATATCCGCGGTCTCCCGGGCGCTGCGTTCCGCAACATCGGCAGCGTTCCACCAGGCTTCCGCCAGCGGCTGCCCCCGGGAAGCCTGTTGATTCAGCGCTTCGCTGAACGGCAGCAGCACGTCCACCAGCGTCTTATCGCCGGGCTTCGCCTTACCAAAGTGCATCACGCCGTCACAGGCCCGGGTTATGGCCTGCGCCACCACCAGAGTATCCGGCTGGCGCTCATTGCCCAGGGTAATACCGATGGTATTCAGAATCACGCCCCAGATGGCGCCAGAGGTTCCACCGGCCTTGTCGGCCCAGGCATCGGCGGCCTGTTGCAGCACGCTGCCCGCCCCGGCGCCGCGTTCCAGCGCCTGACGCGCCTGCTCACGGGCAGCCCGCACGCCGCGCTCCATACCAATGCCATGGTCACCATCGCCCGCCACGGCATCAATACGCCCCAGCTCTTCGGCATTTTCGATGACCGTTTCCGCCAGCGCATCCACCATTCCGGCAATCCGTACCGCGCACTGGCGGGATTCGGCACTGGCTTTCGGCAGCGGCGCTACCTGATTTTCACTCTCCTGCCCCGCAGGCAGCGGCTCTTCGTTAAAACGCGATCCTTTACGGAATGCCGAACTGTAGACAGGTGCCTGCCACAGCCCTTCCAGCTCGTCATTCAGCCAGAACAGCGTCAGGGAAAGTCCTGCCATATCAAAGCTGGTGACGAATTCCCCAACCTGGGGATCCACCACCTCAATGCCGCGCTGCGCCAGATCTTCCGCCACGCTGTGCCACAGCACAAACAGCTCTTCATACTTCACCGACCCCAGACCGTTCAGGATCGCACCGACCCTGGCCCCCTTAACCTGAGGCACCGAAGAGGGAACGTCGCGCAGCAGGTGTTCCACCAGGTGGTGAGACAGCTCGCTGGCGGTGCCTATCGGCATTTCACTGATGCCCGGCTCGCCGTGAATCCCCATGCCGAAAGCCATCTGCCCCTCGGGAATGGTAAACAGCGGCTGTCCGGCGCCGGGCAATTTACAGCCGGAAAATGCCACGCCGATAGTGCGGGTGCGCTGGTTAGCAAGCCGCGCCGCCGCCAGGACCTGTTCCAGGCTGTCGCCGCGCTCTGCGGCAGCGGCCGCCGCCTTGAACACTACCAGATCGCCCGCCACCCCGCGCCGCTTTTCCTCTTCGTCGGCCACAGCGCTGGAAATATCATCGGTAATGGCGATGACCTCACAGGGGATCCCTTCGGCAATCAGCCGCTCCCGGGCCAGACCAAAGTGCAGAACATCCCCGGCATAGTTACCGAAGGCCAGCAACACGCCGCCGCCGTTGTTGGCTGCCCGGGCCACCGAGCAGATCTGCTGGGCCGACGGCGAAGCAAACAGATTGCCCATAGCCGCACCGTGGGCCAGCCCCTGACCAACCAGACCGGCGAACGCCGGATAATGGCCGGAGCCGCCGCCGACCACCACGGCCACGGTACCCGGTTTACTGCAGGTACTGCGTACCACGCCGCCGGGAACCTGACGAACAATGGCGGCATTGGCACTGACGAAGCCTGAAACCATCTCTTTGGCGAAATCGGACGGGTGATTAAAAAGCCATGTCATAACGCTGCTCTCCTGCCTGTCTATTCTGTCTGTATCGCGGCGCCGCACGGTTGTGTCGGCATCGCCTTGTGGGGTTCACCCTGACTCAGCATCGGGTTTGTTATCGGATTGTTATCTGATAATGAACATAACAGTTGACCCAAAATGAGCATATGAACATCAATTGAAACTGTGAGCGATTTCAAAAATGGCGAAAAAAACCCTTATTCGCCATATAAAGGCGAAATAAGGCGGTACAAAGGGAAAATCAGTTGCCGCGCCGCCTGTTCAAATGAAATGCTATTGAACTTATGAATATTTAAAGCTACTTTTTTAACCGGACCTGAATGTTCATGTGTTTCGATGAAAAGCATCTGAACGAACCACGGAAGGGCGACACGACAACCACCGGAGGTAAACACTATGGCGACTATCGCAATCGGCGCCGACGACGCGGCAACCGAGATGAAAAACATCGTAAAGTCACACCTGCAGGCAAAGGGGATCGACGTAAAAGACTTCAGCCACGACGTGGTCGATAACGATCAAATCTATCCGGATATCGCCTTCCATCTGGCAACGGCCATTAGCGAAGGCAAGTTTGAGCGCGGTATTCTGTTGTGCGGAACCGGTATCGGCATGGCGATCGTCGCCAATAAGGTCCCCGGCGTTCGGGCGGCCCAGTGCCACGATGTCTACTCTGCCGAACGGGCCCGCAAGAGCAATAATGCCCAAATCATGACCATGGGCGCCCGGGTCATCGGCCCCGAACTGGCGAAATCTCTGGTGGATGCCTGGCTGGAAAGCGAATTCGAATCCGGCCGCTCCGGCCCGAAAGTGGAGCGCATCAGCTACTACGAGCATCAGGCACATCAGGGCAGCTAAGGAGCGCAAAGATGCAACAAAAACTGGAGCCAGGCGTTAATACCGCCATGTTCGACGGCGTGGAACCGGAAGTGGCTTTCAGTACCATCCGGGAAGCCGGTTTTCGCTATATCGAACTGGCGTACAATCAGGGCTACGTGGGGAATCTGGACCCATCGCTGTTCGGCCCGGAAAACGCCGCACGGATTTTGGATCTACTGGAAAAGTACCAGTTACAGACCCGGGCGCTGGGCTGCACCATGAACCTGGCGGCGCCAGACGCCGTGGCGCAGTTTACAACGCGGATTCAGTTTGCCACCCGCATCGGCGCCACCTTCCTTAACGCCTGTATCGGCAAACGCGAAGACCGGCAGACCATTATCGCCAACCTGCAGGAACTGGCGCCGCTGGCCGCCGACAGCGGCTGCGTTATCTGCATCGAAAACGGCGGCGATCCCAATTACGATGTCTTTGCCGTCGCCGAAGAGGGTATGGCGCTGCTGGAGGCTATCAATAGCCCGGCGGTCGCTTTTAATATCGATCCGGGCAACACCGTTTCGCTGCGCCCGGAGCGCGATGCCATTAACGAATGCATTCATATGCTACCCGGCGCGCGTCACGCCCATATTAAAGATGTGCTGTGCAAAGAGGGCGAGTTCTTCTTCCCGGCTATTGGCGAAGGCGTGCTGGACTACCAGCCGCTGCTGCGCGAACTTGAGCAACGCGCCATTCCCTGTAGCCTGGAGATTCCACTGCGGATGCATCGCAGCAGCGATACTCTGCCCCATCGGGCATCACAACCGGTGGATCCCGCCATTAGCCTTGAGGTGCTGAAACGCTCACGTCAGCAGCTAGAAGCCCTGCTCGGTTATCCGCTGTAATCTCTGTGCGGGCCGCAGCGTGCGGCCCGCACTTTACGCCATAGCCGCCTGTAAAAACTCCCGGCATTCGCGCTCATTTGCCCACAAATCGTCCTGTTCTGTGGTGCGCATTTCAATGGCGATGGTAATTTCATCCAGCTCCGGTGGCGGTTCCAGGCTACGGGCTACCGTAATGATCTCCCGGGCCACCTCAGCCGTCAGAAAACCCGGTGCGCCGAACTTCATGTGGTAGTCGCCATAGCCGGGCTGCGCCGGGTCGAGAATCGCATTAGAGAGATGCAGCTGCGACATCAGCGGCGCGCACTGGCGCAGCGAGGTGGCCAGCGCTTCCTGATTAAGCGCCACGTGAGCGCTATCCCAGGCGATATAAAGCTTCGGGCAGTCGGGGCGCAGCGCCTGCATCCACCTCGCCGTCTCGTCGCTAAATCCGATGAGCTGGCGCTTATGGGCAAAGCGGTCCAGCGGCTCCAGTTGCAGAATCATATCCGGGTACTGACTGACCGTTTCCCCCAGCGCCACCAGCGAATCGCCAAAGGCGGCCAGCGCTTCATCACGGCGAGCCTC
This window encodes:
- a CDS encoding RpiB/LacA/LacB family sugar-phosphate isomerase gives rise to the protein MATIAIGADDAATEMKNIVKSHLQAKGIDVKDFSHDVVDNDQIYPDIAFHLATAISEGKFERGILLCGTGIGMAIVANKVPGVRAAQCHDVYSAERARKSNNAQIMTMGARVIGPELAKSLVDAWLESEFESGRSGPKVERISYYEHQAHQGS
- a CDS encoding dihydroxyacetone kinase family protein; translated protein: MTWLFNHPSDFAKEMVSGFVSANAAIVRQVPGGVVRSTCSKPGTVAVVVGGGSGHYPAFAGLVGQGLAHGAAMGNLFASPSAQQICSVARAANNGGGVLLAFGNYAGDVLHFGLARERLIAEGIPCEVIAITDDISSAVADEEEKRRGVAGDLVVFKAAAAAAERGDSLEQVLAAARLANQRTRTIGVAFSGCKLPGAGQPLFTIPEGQMAFGMGIHGEPGISEMPIGTASELSHHLVEHLLRDVPSSVPQVKGARVGAILNGLGSVKYEELFVLWHSVAEDLAQRGIEVVDPQVGEFVTSFDMAGLSLTLFWLNDELEGLWQAPVYSSAFRKGSRFNEEPLPAGQESENQVAPLPKASAESRQCAVRIAGMVDALAETVIENAEELGRIDAVAGDGDHGIGMERGVRAAREQARQALERGAGAGSVLQQAADAWADKAGGTSGAIWGVILNTIGITLGNERQPDTLVVAQAITRACDGVMHFGKAKPGDKTLVDVLLPFSEALNQQASRGQPLAEAWWNAADVAERSARETADMVPKIGRARPLAERSKGTPDAGAVSLAQIIRAVGRCMNRESETGGMACH
- a CDS encoding sugar phosphate isomerase/epimerase family protein, with the translated sequence MSGSSARLVPSAHIAELFFPLMASEPQVVETVRRIAGFGYYRAVETGIITGSREREALRERVASTPLILTQWLTFALLNEQLNLSSLDPALRRKSVARARELAHLAAECGTRKLSLVSGADPGEARRDEALAAFGDSLVALGETVSQYPDMILQLEPLDRFAHKRQLIGFSDETARWMQALRPDCPKLYIAWDSAHVALNQEALATSLRQCAPLMSQLHLSNAILDPAQPGYGDYHMKFGAPGFLTAEVAREIITVARSLEPPPELDEITIAIEMRTTEQDDLWANERECREFLQAAMA
- a CDS encoding sugar phosphate isomerase/epimerase family protein, whose amino-acid sequence is MQQKLEPGVNTAMFDGVEPEVAFSTIREAGFRYIELAYNQGYVGNLDPSLFGPENAARILDLLEKYQLQTRALGCTMNLAAPDAVAQFTTRIQFATRIGATFLNACIGKREDRQTIIANLQELAPLAADSGCVICIENGGDPNYDVFAVAEEGMALLEAINSPAVAFNIDPGNTVSLRPERDAINECIHMLPGARHAHIKDVLCKEGEFFFPAIGEGVLDYQPLLRELEQRAIPCSLEIPLRMHRSSDTLPHRASQPVDPAISLEVLKRSRQQLEALLGYPL